In one Saccharibacillus brassicae genomic region, the following are encoded:
- the upp gene encoding uracil phosphoribosyltransferase, whose protein sequence is MSKLVICDHPLIQHKLTFIRDVNTNTKDFRELVDEVATLMAYEITREIPLESIPVETPVTQTEGKVISGRMLGLVPILRAGLGMLDGVLKLLPAAKVGHVGLFRDPNTLQPVEYYVKLPTDVQERELIVIDPMLATGGSAIAAIDVLKKRGCTQIKMMNLIAAPEGVKAVQDAHPDVDIYVAALDERLDDHGYIVPGLGDAGDRLYGTK, encoded by the coding sequence ATGAGTAAACTGGTGATCTGCGATCATCCCCTGATCCAGCACAAACTGACTTTTATCCGAGACGTTAACACGAACACGAAAGACTTCCGAGAGCTTGTCGACGAAGTCGCGACGCTGATGGCGTACGAAATCACGCGCGAAATCCCGCTGGAATCCATTCCGGTAGAGACGCCGGTCACGCAGACCGAAGGCAAAGTCATCTCCGGGCGCATGCTCGGCCTCGTGCCGATTCTGCGCGCGGGCCTCGGCATGCTCGACGGCGTGCTGAAGCTGCTTCCGGCCGCCAAAGTCGGCCACGTGGGCCTGTTCCGCGATCCGAATACGCTCCAGCCGGTCGAGTATTACGTGAAGCTGCCGACGGACGTGCAGGAGCGCGAGCTGATCGTTATCGATCCGATGCTGGCGACCGGCGGTTCCGCGATCGCGGCGATCGACGTGCTCAAGAAGCGCGGCTGCACGCAGATCAAGATGATGAACCTGATCGCGGCGCCGGAAGGTGTGAAAGCGGTACAGGACGCGCATCCGGACGTGGACATTTACGTGGCCGCGCTGGACGAGCGCCTCGACGATCACGGTTATATCGTGCCGGGACTCGGCGATGCGGGCGACCGTCTGTACGGAACGAAGTAA
- a CDS encoding carbohydrate ABC transporter permease, producing MNRKKLSQLTQQLVFVGPTTIFFVMIVLIPFLLGIYYSMTNWNGVSQNLEFVGLNNYVHVFTADPEFRNAFWFTVRFTVVAVLATNLLGFFLAYFLTKPLKSKNVLRTVFFMPNMIGGLLLGFIWQFIFVRGFAAIGEATGIGFFNLPWLGNEPTAFWGIVIVFVWQYAGYLMVIYIASLSNVSKDVLESAQIDGANRTQVLWKIIFPLVMPAVTVCLFLTISWSFKMFDLNLALTNGGPFNATRSVALDIYREAFTNSRLGLGTAKAVIFFVIVAIITAIQVRATKSREVEA from the coding sequence TTGAACCGAAAAAAACTTTCGCAGCTGACACAGCAGCTCGTATTCGTGGGACCGACGACGATCTTTTTCGTAATGATCGTCCTCATCCCGTTCCTGCTCGGCATCTATTATTCGATGACGAACTGGAACGGGGTCTCGCAGAATCTGGAATTCGTCGGACTGAACAATTACGTTCACGTCTTTACGGCGGACCCGGAATTCCGCAACGCTTTCTGGTTTACGGTACGCTTCACGGTGGTGGCCGTGCTGGCGACCAACCTGCTCGGCTTTTTCCTCGCGTATTTCCTGACCAAGCCGCTCAAGAGCAAAAACGTGCTGCGGACCGTCTTTTTCATGCCGAACATGATCGGAGGCCTGCTGCTCGGGTTTATTTGGCAGTTCATCTTCGTGCGCGGGTTTGCCGCGATCGGCGAAGCGACGGGCATCGGATTTTTCAACCTTCCGTGGCTGGGCAACGAACCGACCGCTTTCTGGGGCATCGTTATCGTGTTCGTCTGGCAGTACGCCGGCTACCTGATGGTCATCTATATCGCTTCGCTGAGCAACGTCTCCAAAGACGTGCTGGAATCGGCGCAGATCGACGGAGCGAACCGGACGCAGGTGCTGTGGAAAATCATTTTCCCGCTCGTCATGCCGGCCGTTACGGTCTGCCTGTTCCTGACGATCTCGTGGTCGTTCAAAATGTTCGACCTGAACCTGGCCCTGACGAACGGCGGACCGTTCAACGCGACCCGCTCCGTGGCGCTCGACATCTACCGCGAAGCGTTCACGAACAGCCGCCTCGGCCTCGGGACCGCCAAAGCGGTCATCTTCTTCGTCATCGTCGCGATCATTACCGCCATTCAGGTCCGCGCGACCAAAAGCAGGGAGGTTGAAGCGTAA
- a CDS encoding carbohydrate ABC transporter permease: MEQDSRYRVQTLILEVVLVLVGLLFLVPFYFLLSNSLKTFGEILSDAAALPGSLQWANYKAGWEAINFPSAFKNSLIITVVSNLLLVLLSSMAAYQMVRRPSLFNRILFGVFVAAMVIPFQSIMLPLTDITSRFGLSDSLWGLIICYIGFGAPLSVFLFQGSMKAIPLEIEQAARVDGAGTYGVFFRIVYPMMRPMYVTVIILNTLWIWNDYLLPSLILTSENLQTIPIATYMLFGQYTKQWDLALPALVLGILPVIIFFLAMQKYIVSGIAAGAVKG, from the coding sequence ATGGAACAAGATTCGAGATACCGGGTGCAGACGCTGATCCTCGAAGTCGTGCTCGTACTGGTCGGCCTGCTGTTCCTCGTGCCGTTTTATTTCCTGCTCTCGAACTCGCTCAAGACGTTCGGCGAGATTCTGTCCGACGCCGCGGCTCTGCCGGGCTCGCTGCAGTGGGCGAACTACAAGGCGGGCTGGGAAGCGATCAACTTCCCGTCCGCGTTCAAAAACTCGCTTATCATCACGGTCGTCAGCAATCTGCTGCTCGTCCTGCTCAGTTCGATGGCCGCTTACCAGATGGTACGCCGTCCTTCGCTGTTCAACCGGATTCTGTTCGGCGTCTTCGTGGCGGCGATGGTCATTCCGTTCCAGTCGATCATGCTTCCGCTGACGGACATCACGAGCCGGTTCGGCCTGAGCGACAGCCTGTGGGGGCTTATCATTTGCTATATCGGGTTCGGCGCGCCGCTGTCGGTGTTCCTGTTCCAGGGCAGCATGAAAGCCATTCCGCTCGAAATCGAACAGGCGGCCCGCGTGGACGGGGCAGGGACGTACGGCGTCTTTTTCCGGATCGTGTACCCGATGATGCGTCCGATGTACGTGACGGTCATTATCTTGAACACGCTCTGGATCTGGAACGATTATCTGCTGCCTTCCCTGATCCTGACGAGCGAAAATTTGCAGACGATTCCGATCGCCACCTACATGCTGTTCGGGCAGTACACGAAGCAGTGGGATTTGGCGCTTCCGGCTCTGGTGCTCGGCATCCTGCCGGTCATCATCTTTTTCCTGGCTATGCAAAAATACATCGTGTCCGGCATCGCGGCCGGCGCCGTGAAAGGGTAA
- a CDS encoding ABC transporter substrate-binding protein, producing MSIKKRMLLPALALALTTALSGCAQGGSTGEAGTKVINIYQGKVEISDQLQEMKQLYEESHPGVTLNIQSVGGGTDYAASLKSRFSAGAKPDIFTISGFQERDLWLEYLEDLSDQPWVANMDQVSKDPMSADGKLYGFPLNYEGYGFLYNKDIFKKAGVTEIPKTLSQLEKAAQKIEKAGYTPFVNAYAEWWVLGNHNVNVPFARQKDPEAFMQALDDGNADIVNNEVFDGWLDLLDLTLKYGGANPLTTDYNTQMSTFANGEAAMTQQGNWVQPTLDGINPDLNVGMMPMPISENAGENDKLFVGVPTYWVINKDSPVKEEAKELLDWMAGTPEGQQFLTEKFQFIPAFTNIEADPEDMGPLGTDLTTYIDEGKALNWYFQQLPIGTPQDYANLMQSYIAGRDTREQLQENLQASYDNLKVR from the coding sequence ATGTCGATCAAAAAACGCATGCTGCTGCCCGCTCTCGCCCTGGCCTTGACCACCGCGCTTTCCGGGTGTGCGCAGGGTGGAAGTACCGGCGAGGCCGGAACCAAAGTCATCAATATTTATCAGGGCAAAGTCGAGATCTCCGACCAACTGCAGGAGATGAAGCAGCTGTACGAAGAATCTCATCCCGGCGTGACGCTCAATATTCAATCGGTCGGCGGCGGCACGGACTACGCGGCTTCGCTCAAATCCCGCTTTTCCGCCGGCGCCAAGCCCGATATTTTCACGATCAGCGGGTTCCAGGAGCGCGATCTGTGGCTGGAATATCTGGAAGATCTGTCGGATCAACCGTGGGTCGCGAACATGGATCAGGTATCCAAAGACCCGATGAGCGCGGACGGCAAACTGTACGGCTTCCCGCTGAACTACGAAGGGTACGGCTTCCTGTACAACAAAGATATTTTCAAAAAAGCGGGCGTGACCGAAATTCCGAAGACGCTGTCCCAACTGGAAAAAGCGGCCCAAAAAATCGAGAAAGCCGGCTACACGCCGTTCGTAAACGCCTACGCGGAATGGTGGGTGCTCGGCAACCATAACGTCAACGTGCCGTTTGCCCGGCAGAAAGATCCCGAAGCGTTTATGCAGGCGCTCGACGACGGCAACGCGGATATCGTCAACAACGAGGTGTTCGACGGCTGGCTCGACCTGCTCGATTTGACGCTCAAGTACGGCGGCGCCAATCCGCTGACGACGGACTACAATACGCAGATGTCCACATTCGCGAACGGCGAAGCGGCGATGACGCAGCAGGGCAACTGGGTGCAGCCGACGCTCGACGGCATCAATCCCGACTTGAACGTGGGGATGATGCCGATGCCGATCAGCGAGAACGCGGGAGAGAACGACAAGCTGTTCGTCGGCGTGCCGACCTATTGGGTCATCAACAAAGATTCGCCGGTCAAGGAAGAAGCGAAAGAGCTGCTCGACTGGATGGCGGGCACGCCGGAAGGCCAGCAGTTCCTGACCGAGAAGTTCCAGTTTATCCCGGCGTTCACGAACATCGAAGCCGATCCGGAAGACATGGGGCCGCTCGGTACAGATCTGACCACATATATCGACGAAGGCAAAGCGCTCAACTGGTATTTCCAGCAGCTTCCGATCGGAACGCCCCAGGATTACGCCAATCTGATGCAGTCGTATATTGCGGGACGCGACACGCGCGAACAGCTGCAGGAGAACCTTCAGGCTTCCTATGACAATCTCAAAGTACGCTAA
- the glyA gene encoding serine hydroxymethyltransferase — translation MENLRKSDPAVLKAMGLELDRQKANIELIASENIVSEAVIEAMGSVLTNKYAEGYPGKRYYGGCEHVDIVEDLARDRAKQLFGAEHVNVQPHSGAQANLGVYLAALKAGDTVLGMNLAHGGHLTHGSPVNASGILYNFVAYGVREDNFRIDYDEVRKAAFKHRPRMLVAGASAYPRTIDFEAMASIANDVGALFMVDMAHIAGLVAADLHPSPVPHAHFVTTTTHKTLRGPRGGMILCKKPWAQAIDKAMFPGTQGGPLMHVIASKAVAFGEALDPSFKVYAQNVIDNARVLAETLVAEGLEIVSGGTDNHLMLIDTRGVGITGKEAEHVLDSVGITVNKNAIPFDTTSPFITSGIRIGTPAATSRGMDQDAMKSIGRIIASVLKSPKDETVLSKASAEVKELTDRFPLYPDLQY, via the coding sequence ATGGAGAACTTGAGAAAAAGCGACCCGGCCGTATTGAAAGCAATGGGATTGGAACTGGACCGTCAAAAAGCGAACATCGAACTGATCGCATCCGAGAACATCGTCAGCGAAGCCGTTATCGAAGCGATGGGCTCGGTGCTGACCAATAAATATGCCGAAGGTTATCCGGGCAAACGCTACTATGGCGGCTGCGAGCACGTCGATATCGTCGAAGATCTGGCGCGCGACCGCGCCAAGCAGCTGTTCGGCGCGGAGCACGTCAACGTGCAGCCGCACTCCGGCGCGCAGGCCAATCTGGGCGTATATCTGGCCGCGCTCAAAGCGGGCGATACCGTCCTCGGCATGAATCTGGCCCACGGCGGCCACCTGACGCACGGCAGCCCGGTCAACGCTTCCGGCATCCTGTACAACTTCGTGGCGTACGGCGTACGCGAAGACAACTTCCGCATCGACTACGACGAAGTGCGCAAAGCGGCGTTCAAGCATCGCCCTCGCATGCTCGTAGCCGGCGCCAGCGCTTATCCGCGCACGATCGATTTCGAAGCGATGGCTTCGATCGCGAACGACGTGGGCGCGCTGTTCATGGTCGACATGGCGCATATCGCCGGCCTCGTCGCGGCCGACCTGCATCCGTCGCCGGTGCCGCATGCCCACTTCGTGACGACGACGACGCACAAGACGCTGCGCGGACCGCGCGGCGGCATGATCCTGTGCAAGAAGCCTTGGGCGCAGGCGATCGACAAAGCGATGTTCCCGGGCACGCAGGGCGGACCGCTCATGCACGTGATCGCGTCCAAAGCCGTCGCGTTCGGCGAAGCGCTGGACCCTTCGTTCAAAGTGTACGCGCAGAACGTCATCGACAATGCCCGCGTATTGGCCGAGACTCTGGTCGCGGAAGGCCTGGAGATCGTGTCGGGCGGTACCGACAACCATCTGATGCTGATCGACACGCGCGGCGTGGGCATTACGGGCAAAGAAGCCGAGCACGTGCTCGACTCTGTCGGCATCACGGTTAACAAGAACGCGATTCCTTTCGATACGACGAGCCCGTTCATTACGAGCGGGATCCGCATCGGCACGCCGGCCGCCACTTCGCGCGGTATGGACCAAGACGCGATGAAGTCGATCGGACGTATCATCGCTTCCGTCCTGAAATCGCCAAAAGACGAGACCGTCCTGTCCAAAGCGAGCGCGGAAGTCAAAGAACTGACCGACCGCTTCCCGCTGTACCCGGACCTGCAATACTAG
- a CDS encoding TIGR01440 family protein, producing the protein MERADQIQEQAEQAIRELAQTAGLKAGKVLVVGTSTSEVAGRHIGTSGALDVAQSLLAGIRSVQREFGFDVAYQCCEHLNRALVLERTVLERLNLREVSAVPVPKAGGSMASAAYRGMDEPALAETIEAHAGIDIGETLIGMHLRRVAVPLRLSVRQIGEARVNAALTRPPLIGGERAQYRIAEEEDSTFCE; encoded by the coding sequence ATGGAACGTGCAGATCAGATTCAAGAGCAGGCGGAGCAGGCGATCAGGGAACTGGCGCAGACGGCAGGGCTGAAGGCCGGCAAAGTGCTGGTCGTTGGCACGAGCACCAGCGAAGTGGCCGGCCGCCATATCGGGACGTCGGGCGCGCTGGACGTCGCGCAGTCGCTGCTCGCCGGCATCCGCAGCGTGCAGCGGGAGTTCGGCTTCGACGTCGCTTACCAGTGCTGCGAGCACCTCAACCGTGCGCTCGTGCTGGAACGGACAGTGCTCGAACGGTTGAACCTGCGCGAAGTATCGGCGGTGCCGGTACCGAAAGCGGGCGGCTCGATGGCTTCCGCCGCGTACCGCGGCATGGACGAACCGGCGCTGGCCGAGACTATCGAGGCGCATGCCGGAATCGATATCGGGGAGACGCTGATCGGCATGCATCTGCGCCGCGTCGCGGTTCCGCTGCGGCTGTCCGTGCGCCAGATCGGCGAAGCGCGCGTCAATGCCGCTTTGACCCGTCCGCCGCTGATCGGCGGGGAACGGGCGCAATACCGTATCGCGGAAGAAGAAGATTCGACGTTTTGCGAGTAG